A DNA window from Theobroma cacao cultivar B97-61/B2 chromosome 5, Criollo_cocoa_genome_V2, whole genome shotgun sequence contains the following coding sequences:
- the LOC18598495 gene encoding uncharacterized protein LOC18598495: MGIHLNTIPQTTITRSHYHTHKFFLFCNYILLGAASSCIFLTLSLRLFPSLFGFFLILLHVLTIAGAVSGCTAASSGTNRWYAAHMVATVLTAIFQGSVSVLIFTRTSDFLGNLKSYVREDDGAVILKLAGGLCALIFCLEWVVLTLAFFLKYYAYVEGDVNGNSTAMKMSAKVQQDEDLKDWPWPFQV; this comes from the coding sequence ATGGGTATCCACTTAAACACCATTCCTCAAACCACAATCACTCGATCCCACTACCACACACACAAGTTCTTCCTCTTCTGCAACTACATCCTCCTTGGTGCAGCCTCTAGCTGCATTTTCCTCACACTTTCTCTTCGCTTATTCCCTTCTCTCTTTGGCTTCTTCTTGATTCTCCTTCACGTCTTAACCATAGCAGGGGCAGTGTCCGGCTGCACCGCCGCCTCTTCGGGGACTAACAGATGGTATGCAGCCCACATGGTGGCGACCGTGTTGACAGCAATATTTCAAGGATCAGTGTCAGTTTTGATCTTCACCAGGACAAGTGATTTTCTTGGTAATTTGAAGTCTTACGTGAGGGAAGATGATGGGGCAGTGATCTTGAAGCTGGCTGGTGGGCTTTGTGCGCTCATCTTTTGCTTGGAGTGGGTGGTTTTAACACTTGCTTTCTTCTTGAAGTACTATGCATATGTGGAAGGTGATGTTAATGGAAATTCTACAGCTATGAAGATGAGTGCAAAAGTGCAACAGGATGAGGATTTGAAGGACTGGCCATGGCCTTTCCAAGTTTAA
- the LOC18598496 gene encoding stearoyl-[acyl-carrier-protein] 9-desaturase, chloroplastic, with protein MALKLNPMILPSARKLPGHSNTFRSLRVSMASTLHSTPKEVNNLKKPYCPPREVHVQVTHSMPPEKIELFKTLNDWAEKNILVLLKPVESSWQPSDFLPLPESEGFYDQVKELRERCKELPDDYFVVLVGDMITEEALPTYQTMLNTLDGVRDETGASLTPWAIWTRAWTAEENRHGDLLNRYLYLSGRVDMKQIEKTIQYLIGSGMDPKTENNPYLGFIYTSFQERATFISHGNTARLAKEHGDLKLAQICGIIASDEKRHETAYTKIVEKLFEIDPDGTVLALADMMKKKISMPAHLMFDGRDDNLFEHYSAVAQRIGVYTAKDYADILEFLVGRWNVEKLTGLSAEGCSAQEFVCGLPARIRRLEERAQARAKQTSTVPFSWIFERKLIV; from the exons atggctcTCAAGTTGAATCCAATGATCTTGCCTTCAGCTCGCAAGCTACCTGGTCATTCCAATACTTTTAGATCTCTCAGGGTCTCCATGGCATCTACTCTCCATTCCACTCCTAA AGAGGTCAACAATCTAAAGAAGCCATACTGCCCTCCACGAGAGGTACATGTTCAAGTTACGCATTCCATGCCACCAGAAAAGATAGAGTTGTTCAAGACCTTGAATGATTGGGCTGAGAAGAACATTTTAGTGCTCCTGAAGCCAGTTGAGAGTAGTTGGCAACCAAGTGACTTTTTGCCACTACCTGAATCAGAAGGATTCTATGATCAAGTCAAGGAATTGAGGGAAAGGTGCAAAGAGCTTCCTGAtgattattttgttgtgttgGTTGGAGATATGATCACAGAAGAAGCTCTTCCAACTTACCAGACAATGCTAAATACTCTGGATGGCGTTAGAGATGAAACTGGTGCTAGCCTTACTCCTTGGGCTATCTGGACCAGGGCCTGGACTGCTGAGGAAAATAGGCATGGTGATCTTCTCAACAGGTATCTGTACCTCTCTGGACGAGTGGACATGAAGCAGATTGAGAAGACAATTCAGTATCTGATAGGATCAGGAATG GATCCTAAAACAGAAAACAACCCCTACCTGGGTTTTATCTATACGTCATTTCAAGAGAGAGCAACATTCATTTCCCATGGAAACACAGCAAGGTTAGCTAAGGAACATGGGGACTTGAAACTGGCTCAGATATGTGGTATAATTGCTTCAGATGAGAAACGCCATGAAACTGCCTACACTAAAATTGTGGAGAAGCTCTTTGAGATTGATCCTGATGGGACTGTATTGGCCTTAGCTGAcatgatgaagaaaaaaatctcAATGCCAGCCCACCTAATGTTTGATGGCCGGGATGATAACCTATTCGAGCACTACTCAGCTGTTGCTCAGCGGATTGGAGTATATACTGCTAAGGATTATGCTGATATATTGGAATTTCTTGTGGGAAGATGGAATGTAGAGAAGCTGACAGGTCTTTCTGCTGAGGGATGTAGTGCGCAAGAGTTTGTGTGTGGACTACCTGCAAGGATTCGAAGGTTGGAGGAGAGAGCTCAGGCAAGGGCTAAGCAAACATCCACTGTTCCTTTCAGTTGGATTTTTGAGAGGAAATTGATTGTTTAA